The Bacillus solimangrovi genome contains the following window.
TCTATTCATTATCATTAGTAAATGGATCGAGACGTATATGATATCTACAATAATCGGTTTAATGGGTGTCCTAAGTATGATCTTATTAGTTAGAATTACACGATCTGACAGTGTAGAAACATCTAATCAACAGCTTATTTCTAAAGGGCACTAGAACCTAGAACGATTAGTGAAGATTAAAGGGATAGTTACTTAGATTAACGAAGATATAATATAGATGAGAGGAGCAATCAAAATGGAAAAGAAATATATTTTATCACTTGATCAAGGTACAACAAGCTCACGTGCAATTCTTTTTAACAAAGCAGGTGAAATTGTTCATACGTCACAACGAGAATTTACACAATATTTCCCACAACCTGGATGGGTAGAGCATAATGCGAATGAAATTTGGAGTTCAATTCTAGCTGTTATTGCGGGTGCATTATCTGAATCAGGAACAAAGGCTGAGCAAGTTGCTGGTATCGGTATTACGAATCAGCGTGAAACAACAGTCGTGTGGGATAAACATACAGGTCAACCAGTATATAATGCACTCGTCTGGCAATCACGCCAAACATCTGATATTTGTAACGAACTGAAGGAGCAAGGACTTAATGATTTATTTCGTGAAAAAACAGGGTTGTTAATCGATGCATACTTCTCTGGTACAAAAGTGAAGTGGATTCTTGATAATGTTGAAGGAGCAAGAGAAAGAGCAGAGAAAGGAGACCTATTATTTGGAACAATTGATACGTGGTTAATTTGGAAGCTGTCAGGTGGAAAAGCACACGTAACTGATTATTCCAATGCATCCCGAACATTAATGTATAACATTTATGAACAGCGATGGGATGACGAGTTGCTTGAAATCTTGAATGTACCAAAAGGGATGTTACCAGAAGTACGTTCATCTTCAGAGGTGTATGCTGATACAGTAGATTACCATTTCTTTGGTCAGAATGTTCCGATTTCAGGAGCTGCAGGTGACCAACAAGCTGCATTATTTGGTCAGGCATGTTATGAAGAGGGCATGGCGAAGAATACATACGGTACTGGTTGTTTCATGCTTATGAATACTGGAGAAAAAGCAGTGAAATCAGATCATGGTTTGTTAACAACAATTGCATGGGGTGTTGATGGCAAAGTAGAATATGCACTCGAAGGCAGTATCTT
Protein-coding sequences here:
- the glpK gene encoding glycerol kinase GlpK, whose amino-acid sequence is MEKKYILSLDQGTTSSRAILFNKAGEIVHTSQREFTQYFPQPGWVEHNANEIWSSILAVIAGALSESGTKAEQVAGIGITNQRETTVVWDKHTGQPVYNALVWQSRQTSDICNELKEQGLNDLFREKTGLLIDAYFSGTKVKWILDNVEGARERAEKGDLLFGTIDTWLIWKLSGGKAHVTDYSNASRTLMYNIYEQRWDDELLEILNVPKGMLPEVRSSSEVYADTVDYHFFGQNVPISGAAGDQQAALFGQACYEEGMAKNTYGTGCFMLMNTGEKAVKSDHGLLTTIAWGVDGKVEYALEGSIFVAGSAIQWLRDGLRMFKDAADSEVYASKVPSTDGVYVVPAFVGLGTPYWDSDVRGAIFGLTRGTEKEHFVRATLESLAYQTKDVLGSMEKDSGISLKTLRVDGGAIKNNFLAQFQSDILNVPVERPVINETTALGAAYLAGLAVGFWRDKNEIAEQWRIERQFEPVMELDRREELYDGWKKAVRATMIYK